One stretch of Amycolatopsis tolypomycina DNA includes these proteins:
- a CDS encoding helix-turn-helix transcriptional regulator yields the protein MILRSVASGGADGEDPSAGVERYRQVQAPEQAVQPAVLRAIEMILERYFEPITLSALASEVFVSPFHFSRIFAKATGVTPGRFLTAVRLFEAKRLLLTTSLTVSDIVCSVGYSSVGTFTSRFARAVGMTPTEYREPEVGELLVAHSAYFQRLPALRSLREAGSTCASLQGGNERLAVRLRFPNGAAPANVLVGVFADAVPQSGPVAFGGLADSESAGLTIHGVPEGTWTVIAVADHGAGRRPADGPAFTIGSATATVTPFEPSEVAIRLRPPALTDPPIAITLAARQTPGSQQMLAASRAHLRAVA from the coding sequence ATGATCTTGCGATCGGTGGCATCCGGGGGCGCCGACGGCGAAGACCCGTCGGCGGGTGTGGAGCGGTACAGGCAGGTCCAGGCGCCGGAACAGGCCGTCCAGCCCGCCGTTCTGCGCGCGATCGAAATGATCCTGGAGCGGTACTTCGAGCCGATCACGTTGTCGGCGCTGGCGTCCGAGGTGTTCGTGAGCCCGTTCCACTTCTCACGCATCTTCGCCAAGGCGACCGGGGTGACGCCCGGGCGCTTCCTCACCGCGGTGAGGCTGTTCGAAGCCAAGCGGCTGCTGCTGACGACTTCCCTGACGGTGTCGGACATCGTCTGCAGCGTCGGCTACAGCAGCGTCGGCACGTTCACCAGCCGGTTCGCCCGCGCGGTCGGGATGACCCCGACCGAGTACCGCGAGCCGGAGGTCGGCGAGCTGCTCGTGGCGCACTCGGCCTACTTCCAGCGGCTGCCCGCGCTGCGGTCGCTGCGGGAGGCGGGCAGCACCTGCGCGTCCCTGCAGGGGGGCAACGAGCGGCTGGCCGTGCGGTTGCGGTTCCCGAACGGTGCCGCGCCCGCGAACGTGCTCGTCGGCGTGTTCGCCGACGCGGTGCCGCAGAGCGGGCCGGTGGCCTTCGGCGGGCTGGCCGACTCCGAGTCGGCCGGGCTGACCATCCACGGGGTGCCCGAGGGCACCTGGACGGTCATCGCGGTGGCCGACCACGGCGCGGGCCGCCGCCCCGCGGACGGGCCGGCGTTCACCATCGGCTCGGCGACCGCGACGGTGACGCCGTTCGAGCCGTCGGAGGTGGCGATCCGGCTGCGGCCGCCCGCCCTGACGGACCCGCCCATCGCGATCACCCTGGCCGCGCGGCAGACGCCGGGCAGCCAGCAGATGCTCGCCGCGTCGCGCGCACACCTGCGCGCGGTGGCCTGA
- a CDS encoding AfsR/SARP family transcriptional regulator yields the protein MYSEKRLSDGLVGVTQRPVQPPESVVQFTVLGTLGVLRDGVDYTPTAPKLLQLLALLVMRPGKMVHVDSITQELWPSGPPRTVRTTLHTYVYHLRRCFEQHSLGDGADELLVTKAPGYVFRIDPSQVDVHRFGQLQQEAQDLLRQDQHAAAAARFRAALDLWTGPPLANVHCGPILLPYTMELLEQRRNALHMLIEAEITSGNHRELIGELRSLTAGNPLDEALHGQLMRALGRSGRRSDAMAVYRNLRKRLSEELGVEPCDELQLLHHDLISEGDHF from the coding sequence ATGTACTCCGAGAAGAGGCTATCGGACGGGCTGGTCGGCGTGACTCAACGGCCCGTGCAACCACCCGAAAGTGTGGTCCAGTTCACGGTCCTCGGCACGCTCGGGGTGTTGCGGGACGGCGTCGACTACACGCCGACGGCCCCGAAACTGCTGCAACTGCTGGCCCTGCTCGTGATGCGCCCGGGCAAGATGGTGCACGTCGACTCGATCACGCAGGAGCTGTGGCCGAGCGGGCCGCCGCGGACGGTGCGGACGACGCTGCACACCTACGTCTACCACCTGCGGCGCTGCTTCGAGCAGCACAGCCTCGGCGACGGGGCCGACGAGCTGCTCGTCACGAAGGCGCCCGGCTACGTGTTCCGGATCGACCCGAGCCAGGTCGACGTCCACCGGTTCGGGCAGCTGCAGCAGGAGGCGCAGGACCTGCTGCGCCAGGACCAGCACGCGGCGGCGGCCGCGCGGTTCCGGGCCGCCCTCGACCTGTGGACCGGGCCACCGCTCGCGAACGTCCACTGTGGACCAATCTTGCTCCCGTACACGATGGAGCTGCTGGAACAGCGGCGCAACGCGCTGCACATGCTCATCGAGGCCGAGATCACCAGCGGCAACCACCGCGAGCTGATCGGGGAACTGCGCTCGCTGACCGCGGGCAACCCCCTCGACGAGGCGCTGCACGGGCAGCTGATGCGGGCGCTGGGTCGCAGCGGCCGCCGGTCGGACGCGATGGCCGTCTACCGCAACCTCCGGAAGCGGCTCAGCGAGGAGCTCGGCGTCGAGCCGTGCGACGAGCTGCAGCTGCTGCACCACGACCTCATCTCGGAGGGCGACCACTTCTGA
- a CDS encoding winged helix-turn-helix transcriptional regulator translates to MTARTRTYGQYCGLARAMELVGERWALLIVRDLVLGPKRYNELRTGLPKIPPSILSARLNEMEESGVIRRRVRPDLDAGLVYELTQYGSELDQILLDLGLWGARSLSHPGPDDIFTLDAAILSLFTTFQAEAAAGVQITFEIQYHNTMILHAMIDDGDLKVSEGRYPDADLIIRSSQGSALLDVISGHSTPAQALEDGSVSIEGDLRDLDLFTRLFRLTSAPEPKNGVALH, encoded by the coding sequence ATGACCGCACGCACCCGCACCTACGGACAGTACTGCGGACTGGCCCGCGCCATGGAACTCGTCGGTGAGCGCTGGGCCCTGCTCATCGTGCGCGACCTGGTGCTCGGCCCGAAGCGCTACAACGAGCTCCGGACCGGCCTGCCCAAGATTCCGCCGAGCATCCTTTCGGCGCGGCTCAACGAGATGGAGGAGTCGGGCGTGATCCGCCGCCGGGTCCGCCCCGACCTCGACGCCGGCCTGGTCTACGAGCTCACCCAGTACGGCAGCGAGCTGGACCAGATCCTGCTCGACCTCGGCCTGTGGGGCGCCCGCTCCCTGAGCCACCCTGGCCCGGACGACATCTTCACCCTGGACGCGGCGATCCTTTCGCTGTTCACGACCTTCCAGGCCGAAGCGGCGGCCGGCGTCCAGATCACGTTCGAGATCCAGTACCACAACACGATGATCCTCCACGCGATGATCGACGACGGGGACCTGAAGGTCTCGGAGGGCCGCTACCCGGACGCGGACCTGATCATCCGCTCGAGCCAGGGCTCGGCGTTGCTGGACGTGATCAGCGGGCACTCGACCCCGGCACAGGCGCTGGAGGACGGCTCGGTCTCGATCGAGGGCGACCTGCGTGACCTCGACCTGTTCACGCGGCTGTTCCGGTTGACCTCGGCTCCGGAGCCGAAGAACGGCGTCGCCCTCCACTGA
- a CDS encoding RNA polymerase sigma factor, with translation MSGDVGELLRPLVPRVLGVLVRRYGQFDACEDAVQEALVAASEQWREGGVPDNPLSWLVTVATRRLTDHWRSESARRRREETVAAREVPDAAVAVPDEDDTLTLLFLCCHPAVSPPSQVALTLRAVGGLTTAQIAKAFLVPEATMTRRITRAKESIAAAGSTFGDPEAAGYAERLSVVLQVLYLIFNEGYTATSGTDLQVPELAQEAIRLTRAVRALRPEDDEVAGLLALMLLTDARRPARTAEDGTLVPLDAQDRTRWDRAMIAEGTELIGRVLGRAPVGVYQVQAAIAALHDEAPSAETTDWVQIAQLYEVLQELAPSPVVTLNQAIAVAMVDGPGRGLELLDSIAADSRMQQGHRLDAVRAHLLERAGDAVGARECYLRAAGRTGSVPERRYLEEQAARLG, from the coding sequence GGGCGTGCTCGTGCGCCGGTACGGGCAGTTCGACGCGTGCGAGGACGCCGTGCAGGAGGCGCTGGTCGCGGCGTCGGAGCAGTGGCGCGAAGGCGGCGTGCCGGACAACCCGCTCAGCTGGCTGGTCACGGTGGCCACGCGGCGGCTCACCGACCACTGGCGGAGTGAGAGCGCGCGGCGTCGCCGGGAGGAGACCGTCGCGGCCCGGGAGGTCCCGGACGCCGCCGTCGCCGTCCCGGACGAGGACGACACGCTGACGCTGCTGTTCCTGTGCTGCCACCCGGCGGTGTCCCCGCCGTCGCAGGTGGCGCTGACGTTGCGCGCGGTGGGCGGCCTGACGACGGCGCAGATCGCGAAGGCGTTCCTCGTCCCGGAGGCGACGATGACCCGCCGCATCACCCGCGCCAAGGAGAGCATCGCGGCGGCGGGCTCGACGTTCGGCGACCCCGAGGCGGCCGGCTACGCCGAGCGCCTGAGCGTCGTGCTGCAGGTGCTGTACCTGATCTTCAACGAGGGCTATACGGCGACGTCGGGCACGGACCTGCAGGTCCCGGAGCTGGCGCAGGAGGCGATCCGGCTGACGCGCGCGGTGCGGGCGTTGCGCCCGGAAGACGACGAAGTCGCAGGCCTGCTGGCCCTGATGTTGCTGACGGATGCCCGCCGCCCGGCCCGCACGGCCGAGGACGGCACGCTGGTGCCGCTGGACGCGCAGGACCGCACCCGCTGGGACCGCGCGATGATCGCGGAGGGCACGGAGCTGATCGGCCGGGTGCTGGGCCGCGCGCCCGTCGGCGTGTACCAGGTCCAGGCGGCGATCGCGGCCCTGCACGACGAGGCGCCGAGCGCGGAGACGACGGACTGGGTGCAGATCGCGCAGCTGTACGAGGTGCTGCAGGAGCTGGCGCCGAGCCCGGTGGTGACGCTGAACCAGGCGATCGCGGTGGCGATGGTGGACGGTCCCGGCCGCGGGCTCGAGCTGCTGGATTCGATCGCCGCGGACAGCCGGATGCAGCAGGGGCACCGGCTGGACGCGGTCCGGGCGCACCTGCTGGAGCGGGCGGGGGATGCGGTGGGGGCGCGGGAGTGCTACCTGCGCGCCGCCGGGCGGACGGGGAGTGTGCCCGAGCGCCGGTATCTGGAGGAGCAGGCCGCGCGGCTGGGCTGA